A window from Lates calcarifer isolate ASB-BC8 linkage group LG7_2, TLL_Latcal_v3, whole genome shotgun sequence encodes these proteins:
- the spry2 gene encoding protein sprouty homolog 2: MDTRSQNDSDGGGGHHGWSPSSTGSPGAPHDEGRPQPWTPQSHDSPPDSGLNNGQPPHTLTVLSLDQIRITGSSNEYTEGPTVAQRSPASQQRQQKKDLVSSPGSRTSGQQETQEERPNNLRNLHSLTQHGNTDPSREGVLWSSSVEDSQSSIRTSVGSTSSGQRLLSSPTAGDQIIRTQPKRAELNSEELNSEELKPLNDESRPVVAVPGSRAGHKNLSKHANKCESCGRCQCQDCSRPRALPSCWMCGQRCMCSAQSAVEYGSCVCCIKGLFYHCSSDDEDTCADKPFSCTQSHCCVRWTTVSLLSLFFPCLLCYLPAKGCVAACQCCYDRVTRPGCRCKNTKPIHCEDVGKQT, encoded by the coding sequence ATGGATACCAGAAGTCAGAACGACAGCGATGGGGGAGGAGGACACCACGGGTGGTCGCCGTCATCAACCGGCTCGCCGGGCGCGCCGCATGACGAAGGGAGACCACAACCGTGGACTCCACAAAGCCACGACTCTCCACCAGATTCTGGGCTCAACAACGGGCAGCCGCCACACACTCTAACAGTGCTATCTCTGGATCAGATTAGGATAACTGGGAGTAGCAATGAGTACACAGAAGGGCCCACAGTTGCCCAAAGGTCTCCGGCCTCTCAGCAAAGGCAGCAGAAAAAGGACTTGGTGTCATCACCTGGTTCAAGGACAAGTGGGCAGCAGGAGACTCAGGAGGAGAGGCCTAATAATCTCCGCAACTTGCATTCATTGACTCAGCATGGGAACACAGATCCTTCCAGGGAGGGCGTGTTGTGGTCCTCCAGTGTAGAGGACTCCCAGAGTAGCATCAGGACCAGCGTAGGGAGCACTTCTTCAGGCCAGAGGCTCCTCAGCAGCCCTACAGCCGGTGACCAGATCATCAGAACCCAGCCAAAACGCGCAGAGCTGAACTCAGAAGAGCTGAACTCAGAAGAGCTGAAACCCTTGAACGATGAGTCCAGGCCGGTGGTGGCCGTGCCGGGCAGCAGGGCCGGCCACAAAAACCTCAGCAAACACGCCAACAAGTGCGAGAGCTGCGGTCGCTGCCAGTGCCAGGACTGCAGCCGCCCGCGGGCGCTCCCGTCCTGCTGGATGTGCGGCCAGCGCTGCATGTGCTCGGCGCAGAGTGCGGTGGAGTACGGCTCGTGCGTGTGCTGCATTAAGGGGCTCTTCTACCACTGCTCCAGCGATGATGAAGACACGTGCGCCGACAAGCCCTTCTCATGCACGCAGTCGCACTGCTGTGTGCGCTGGACCACCGTGTCGCTCCTCTCCCTGTTCTTCCCCTGCCTCCTCTGCTACCTCCCTGCTAAAGGATGCGTCGCCGCGTGCCAGTGCTGCTATGACCGAGTCACACGACCCGGCTGTCGTTGCAAGAACACAAAACCAATCCACTGTGAGGATGTTGGCAAGCAAACATAG